The following coding sequences are from one Piliocolobus tephrosceles isolate RC106 unplaced genomic scaffold, ASM277652v3 unscaffolded_27507, whole genome shotgun sequence window:
- the LOC111530387 gene encoding bifunctional apoptosis regulator isoform X1, giving the protein MEEPQKNYLNTMDLEKDEPLKSTGPQISVSEFSCHCCYDILVNPTTLNCGHSFCRHCLALWWASSKKTECPECREKWEGFPKVNILLRDAIEKLFPDAIRMRFEDIQQNNDIVQSLAAFQKYGNDQIPLAPNTGRANQQRGGGFFSGVLTALTGVAVVLLVYHWSSRESEHDLLVHKAVAKWTAEEVVLWLEQLGPWASLYRERFLSERVNGRDRVLPCRPSWS; this is encoded by the exons ATGGAGGAACCTCAGAAAAACTATCTGAACACAATGGACCTTGAGAAAGACGAACCTCTCAAAAGCACCGGCCCTCAGATTTCTGTTAGTGAATTTTCTTGCCACTGCTGCTATGACATCCTGGTTAACCCCACCACCTTGAACTGTGGGCACAGCTTCTGCCGTCACTGCCTTGCTTTGTGGTGGGCATcttcaaagaaaacagaatgtcCAGAATGCAGAGAAAAATGGGAAGGTTTCCCAAAAGTCAATATTCTCCTCAG GGATGCCATTGAAAAGTTATTTCCTGATGCCATTAGAATGAGATTTGAAGACATTCAGCAGAATAATGACATAGTCCAAAGCCTTGCAGCGTTTCAGAAATATGGGAATGATCAGATTCCTTTAGCTCCTAACACAGGCCGGGCGAATCAGCAGAGGGGAGGGGGATTCTTTTCCGGTGTGCTCACAGCTTTAACTGGAGTGGCA GTGGTCCTGCTCGTCTATCACTGGAGCAGCAGGGAATCTGAACACGACCTCCTGGTCCACAAGGCTGTGGCCAAATGGACGGCGGAAGAAGTTGTCCtctggctggagcagctgggccCTTGGGCCTCTCTTTACAGGGAAAGGTTTTTATCTGAACGAGTAAATGGAAG agacagggttttgccatgtcgcccaagctggtcttga
- the LOC111530387 gene encoding bifunctional apoptosis regulator isoform X2 translates to MEEPQKNYLNTMDLEKDEPLKSTGPQISVSEFSCHCCYDILVNPTTLNCGHSFCRHCLALWWASSKKTECPECREKWEGFPKVNILLRDAIEKLFPDAIRMRFEDIQQNNDIVQSLAAFQKYGNDQIPLAPNTGRANQQRGGGFFSGVLTALTGVAVVLLVYHWSSRESEHDLLVHKAVAKWTAEEVVLWLEQLGPWASLYRERFLSERVNGR, encoded by the exons ATGGAGGAACCTCAGAAAAACTATCTGAACACAATGGACCTTGAGAAAGACGAACCTCTCAAAAGCACCGGCCCTCAGATTTCTGTTAGTGAATTTTCTTGCCACTGCTGCTATGACATCCTGGTTAACCCCACCACCTTGAACTGTGGGCACAGCTTCTGCCGTCACTGCCTTGCTTTGTGGTGGGCATcttcaaagaaaacagaatgtcCAGAATGCAGAGAAAAATGGGAAGGTTTCCCAAAAGTCAATATTCTCCTCAG GGATGCCATTGAAAAGTTATTTCCTGATGCCATTAGAATGAGATTTGAAGACATTCAGCAGAATAATGACATAGTCCAAAGCCTTGCAGCGTTTCAGAAATATGGGAATGATCAGATTCCTTTAGCTCCTAACACAGGCCGGGCGAATCAGCAGAGGGGAGGGGGATTCTTTTCCGGTGTGCTCACAGCTTTAACTGGAGTGGCA GTGGTCCTGCTCGTCTATCACTGGAGCAGCAGGGAATCTGAACACGACCTCCTGGTCCACAAGGCTGTGGCCAAATGGACGGCGGAAGAAGTTGTCCtctggctggagcagctgggccCTTGGGCCTCTCTTTACAGGGAAAGGTTTTTATCTGAACGAGTAAATGGAAGGTGA